One window of Quercus robur chromosome 5, dhQueRobu3.1, whole genome shotgun sequence genomic DNA carries:
- the LOC126726685 gene encoding 2-succinylbenzoate--CoA ligase, chloroplastic/peroxisomal produces MSSKFSYSEPHICQCLTRLSTLRSDDVVTITGHRQKTGKQFADEVLCLARGLLQLGVATGDIVAISAFNSDMYMEWLLAIAFVGGIAAPLNYRWSFEEARLAMLIVRPVMLVTDESCHRWYSNFQKDDIPSLRWHVSLDSPSSDFIKMWDVLTTEMLKKNSVSSQPLNYCWAHEGAVIICFTSGTTGRPKGVTLSHAALIIQLLSKIAIVGYGEDDVYLHTAPLCHIGGLSSAMTMLMVGGCHVLIPKFEPKSALEAIERHKVTSFITVPAIMAGLISLIRQKETWKGMETVNKILNGGGGLSIELIKDATLFFPRAKLLTAYGMTETCSSLTFMTIYDPTMKTYSQHHQTVANIKYTSVPQPQGVCVGKPAPHVELKTCVVGSSPVGRILTRGPHLMLRYWGEIPAKAAHSCNESWFDTGDVGSIDEYGNVWLIGRAKGQIKSGGENIYPEEVEGILLQHPGIAGTVIVGVADAHLTEMVVACVQLREHWHWSHGSFEHSSKNKVPVLSGAILQRYCREKNLTGFKIPKVFILWTGIFPATTTGKIKRDQIRREVISHLQSMHSSL; encoded by the exons atgaGTAGTAAATTCTCATACTCGGAGCCCCACATTTGTCAATGCCTGACCCGCCTCTCAACTCTCCGGAGTGATGACGTGGTCACTATAACCGGCCACCGGCAAAAGACCGGCAAGCAATTTGCCGACGAAGTGTTGTGCCTTGCTCGTGGACTTCTTCAACTCGGCGTCGCCACCGGTGACATTGTTGCCATCTCTGCTTTCAACAG TGATATGTATATGGAGTGGTTACTAGCCATTGCATTCGTTGGAGGTATAGCTGCTCCTCTTAATTACCGATGG AGCTTTGAAGAGGCAAGATTGGCAATGCTGATTGTGAGGCCAGTTATGTTGGTTACTGATGAGAGCTGTCACCGCTGGTATTCAAACTTCCAAAAAGATGACATACCTTCCCTGAGGTGGCATGTTTCTTTGGATTCCCCCTCCTCAGATTTCATAAAGATGTGGGATG TATTAACTACTGAAATGCTCAAGAAGAATTCTGTAAGTTCTCAACCATTGAACTACTGCTGGGCACATGAGGGTGCTGTTATAATATGCTTCACATCAG GAACCACTGGGAGGCCAAAGGGAGTTACTTTAAGCCATGCAGCTTTGATTATACAATTGTTATCAAAAATTGCCATTGTTGGTTACGGTGAGGATGAT GTTTATTTGCATACTGCACCATTGTGCCACATTGGTGGTCTTTCGTCAGCCATGACCATGCTAATGGTTGGAGGTTGCCATGTCTTAATTCCTAAATTTGAGCCTAAATCAGCCCTCGAAGCCATAGAACGACACAAAGTGACTTCTTTTATCACTGTCCCTGCAATAATGGCTGGTCTAATTTCTTTAATCAG GCAGAAGGAAACTTGGAAAGGGATGGAGACTGTGAACAAGATATTAAATGGAGGTGGGGGTCTGTCAATTGAGCTTATCAAGGATGCCACCTTATTCTTCCCAAGAGCTAAGCTTCTCACTGCTTATG GGATGACAGAGACATGTTCTTCGCTAACCTTCATGACCATCTATGACCCAACAATGAAAACCTACAGCCAGCACCATCAGACTGTTGCTAATATAAAATATACTTCAGTTCCCCAACCACAAGGTGTTTGTGTTGGCAAGCCTGCACCCCATGTAGAATTAAAGACATGTGTCGTTGGCTCTTCTCCTGTTGGAAGAATTTTAACTAGAGGCCCACATTTAATGCTCAGATATTGGGGAGAAATTCCAGCAAAGGCAGCTCACTCCTGCAATGAGAGTTGGTTTGACACAGGTGATGTTGGGTCCATTGATGAATATGGTAATGTATGGCTCATTGGACGAGCAAAAGGGCAAATTAAGAGTGGAGGGGAGAACATTTACCCTGAAGAG GTGGAGGGAATCCTGTTACAACATCCAGGAATTGCTGGCACTGTCATTGTGGGAGTTGCAGATGCTCACCTGACAGAGATGGTTGTTGCTTGTGTTCAGTTGAGAGAACATTGGCATTGGTCTCATGGAAGCTTTGAACACTCATCTAAAAACAAAGTGCCAGTCTTATCTGGTGCAATTCTCCAACGTTATTGTAGAGAAAAGAATTTAACTGG GTTCAAGATTCCAAAGGTATTTATTTTATGGACGGGAATATTTCCAGCCACAACAACtgggaaaataaaaagagatcaAATTCGAAGAGAAGTTATATCTCATCTCCAATCCATGCATAGCAGTTTATGA